One genomic window of Streptomyces sp. NBC_01276 includes the following:
- a CDS encoding DoxX family protein: protein MTSASATATKARATAPAVQDAPTAPTAPHDAGLLLLRVVLGLTVAAHGVQKLFGWFDGGGITGTGQFFTASGYPAGETMAAVAGLTETLGGLALAVGLLTPLAGAAVLGTMINAAAVHGTGAFFAPKGMEYELLLTVAAAALTLTGPGRFAVDRLLPVPALRTHRLALGAQALALGVVLAAVTLLVRN, encoded by the coding sequence ATGACCAGCGCCTCCGCCACCGCGACGAAGGCCCGGGCCACGGCACCGGCCGTGCAGGACGCCCCCACCGCCCCCACCGCCCCCCACGACGCCGGACTGCTGCTCCTGCGCGTGGTCCTCGGCCTGACCGTGGCCGCCCACGGCGTGCAGAAGCTCTTCGGCTGGTTCGACGGGGGCGGCATCACCGGCACCGGCCAGTTCTTCACCGCCAGCGGCTACCCGGCCGGGGAGACCATGGCCGCCGTCGCCGGCCTGACCGAGACCCTGGGCGGTCTCGCCCTCGCCGTCGGCCTGCTCACCCCGCTCGCCGGTGCCGCGGTCCTCGGCACGATGATCAACGCTGCCGCCGTCCACGGCACCGGAGCCTTCTTCGCCCCCAAGGGCATGGAGTACGAGCTCCTCCTCACCGTGGCCGCCGCGGCCCTCACCCTCACCGGCCCCGGCCGCTTCGCCGTCGACCGGCTGCTGCCCGTCCCCGCGCTGCGCACCCACCGGCTCGCCCTCGGCGCCCAGGCGCTGGCCCTCGGAGTGGTCCTCGCGGCCGTGACGCTCCTCGTGCGGAACTAG
- a CDS encoding glycoside hydrolase family 15 protein, which produces MTQPIEDYALIGDLMTSGLVGRDGSIDWLCLPRFDSAACFAALLGAVDNGHWLIAPKSAADGERCTRRAYVDGSLVLESHWETEDGTVKVTDFMPQRDTAPEVMRIVEGITGQVTVRSTLRLRFDYGHVVPWVRRSEGDRVAVAGPDSVWFRSDPPVHTWGEDKSTRSEFTVGPGDRVAFVLTWHASHEPRPEQVDPYQALQQSLADWQEWSGRCRYRGPYREAVVRSLITLKGLTYAPTGGIVAAATTSLPEELGGVRNWDYRYCWLRDSTLTLGTLLSTGYLDEAGAWRRWLLRAVAGDPADLQIMYGLGGERRIPESDLAWLRGYGGSAPVRVGNAAVDQLQLDVYGEVLDSLHLARTTGLAKERHAWKIQLALLDFLERNWHRPDEGLWEVRGPRRHFVHSKVMAWVAADRAVRALEGDPSMPGDVERWRTMRDEVHRDVCEHGFDPERGTFTQYYGSRELDAATLLIPRVGFLPPDDPRVIGTVDAVRAELGRSGLVRRYSTEGPSVDGLPGDEGAFLACSFWLADALYLTGREKEARTLFERLLDVRNDVGLLAEEYDPIAGRQLGNFPQAFSHVGLVNTALTLSGGGTATG; this is translated from the coding sequence ATGACACAACCCATCGAAGACTACGCACTCATCGGCGACCTCATGACCAGCGGTCTGGTCGGCCGCGACGGGTCCATCGACTGGCTGTGCCTGCCCCGCTTCGACTCCGCCGCCTGCTTCGCCGCCCTCCTCGGCGCAGTGGACAACGGCCACTGGCTCATCGCCCCGAAGAGCGCCGCCGACGGCGAGCGCTGCACCCGCCGGGCGTACGTGGACGGCTCGCTGGTCCTGGAATCCCACTGGGAGACCGAGGACGGCACCGTCAAGGTCACCGACTTCATGCCGCAACGGGACACCGCGCCCGAGGTGATGCGCATCGTGGAGGGGATCACCGGCCAGGTCACCGTCCGCAGCACCCTGCGGCTGCGCTTCGACTACGGCCACGTGGTCCCCTGGGTCCGGCGCAGCGAGGGCGACCGGGTCGCCGTGGCCGGACCCGACTCGGTGTGGTTCCGCAGCGACCCGCCGGTCCACACCTGGGGCGAGGACAAGAGCACCCGCTCGGAGTTCACCGTCGGCCCCGGCGACCGGGTCGCCTTCGTGCTCACCTGGCACGCCTCGCACGAACCGCGCCCCGAGCAGGTCGACCCGTACCAGGCGCTCCAGCAGAGCCTCGCCGACTGGCAGGAGTGGTCCGGGCGCTGCCGCTACCGGGGTCCCTACCGGGAGGCGGTCGTCCGCTCCCTGATCACCCTCAAGGGCCTCACCTACGCCCCCACCGGGGGGATCGTCGCGGCGGCCACCACCTCGCTGCCCGAGGAACTCGGCGGCGTCCGCAACTGGGACTACCGCTACTGCTGGCTGCGCGACTCCACCCTCACCCTCGGCACCCTCCTGTCCACCGGCTACCTCGACGAGGCCGGCGCCTGGCGCCGCTGGCTGCTGCGGGCCGTCGCGGGCGACCCGGCCGACCTCCAGATCATGTACGGCCTCGGAGGCGAGCGCCGGATCCCCGAGAGCGACCTGGCCTGGCTGCGCGGATACGGCGGCTCCGCGCCCGTCCGCGTCGGGAACGCCGCCGTGGACCAGCTCCAGCTCGACGTGTACGGAGAGGTCCTGGACTCCCTGCACCTCGCGCGGACCACCGGTCTCGCCAAGGAACGGCACGCCTGGAAGATCCAGCTCGCCCTCCTCGACTTCCTGGAGCGCAACTGGCACCGCCCCGACGAGGGGCTGTGGGAGGTGCGCGGTCCCCGCCGCCACTTCGTGCACTCCAAGGTGATGGCCTGGGTCGCCGCCGACCGGGCCGTGCGGGCCCTGGAGGGAGACCCGTCCATGCCCGGGGACGTGGAGCGCTGGCGGACCATGCGCGACGAGGTCCACCGCGACGTCTGCGAGCACGGCTTCGACCCCGAGCGCGGCACCTTCACCCAGTACTACGGCTCGCGCGAGCTGGACGCGGCCACCCTGCTCATCCCCCGGGTCGGCTTCCTGCCGCCCGACGACCCCCGCGTCATCGGCACCGTCGACGCGGTCCGGGCGGAACTGGGCCGCAGCGGTCTGGTCCGCCGCTACAGCACCGAAGGCCCCTCCGTGGACGGGCTGCCCGGGGACGAGGGAGCCTTCCTGGCCTGCTCCTTCTGGCTGGCGGACGCGCTGTACCTGACCGGCCGGGAGAAGGAGGCGCGCACCCTCTTCGAACGGCTGCTCGACGTGCGCAACGACGTGGGACTGCTGGCCGAGGAGTACGACCCGATCGCCGGACGCCAGCTCGGCAACTTCCCGCAGGCCTTCAGCCACGTGGGCCTGGTGAACACCGCCCTCACCCTGTCCGGAGGGGGTACCGCGACGGGCTGA
- a CDS encoding APC family permease → MTDTISAPQALAPATGPTPQKLKRSIGVVGGTLLTLSCVTPASTLFVVVPDLFSSLGTWTALTIAIGSLLCVGVAFCYSELGTLIPSAGGEYAMVSTLAGRLAGWLVFVLSLLVVMIVPPVIAMGTADYLSPVIDIPAPVAGGAVMLLATLAGLLDLRANAWITGIFLVLEVVAAALVAVLGFAHGERGADALVHGSVAVEGGGTSTVTAMMVVSGLAIALFITQGFSTAVYLSEELEKPRRNVPRTVLATLAISTAVILVPVIAITLGAPDLDALASGDLGAMVTAWSNSAVGTFVSLCVALAIINAGIVMVIQNSRVLFASARDKAWPEPVNRGLSRLGRFGSPWVATLLVGLPGAAMCFVNLDTLYGVTGVSVTGMYLLVAVAALFSRRGAHGQASAWRMPLWPAVPIGLILVLAYILTQQETQYLLWTGGITAVATLYWALYLRPRKDSRWLVSIPDTEEGLED, encoded by the coding sequence ATGACTGACACGATCAGCGCCCCCCAGGCCCTCGCCCCGGCGACCGGGCCGACCCCGCAGAAGCTCAAGCGTTCCATCGGCGTCGTCGGCGGGACGCTGCTCACGCTGTCGTGCGTGACGCCCGCCTCGACCCTCTTCGTCGTCGTGCCCGACCTCTTCTCCAGCCTCGGCACCTGGACCGCCCTCACGATCGCCATCGGGTCGCTGCTCTGCGTCGGCGTGGCGTTCTGCTACTCGGAGCTGGGCACCCTGATCCCCAGCGCGGGCGGCGAGTACGCCATGGTGTCCACCCTGGCGGGCCGGCTCGCCGGCTGGCTCGTGTTCGTGCTGTCGCTGCTGGTGGTGATGATCGTGCCACCCGTGATCGCCATGGGTACGGCCGACTACCTCTCCCCCGTGATCGACATACCGGCCCCGGTCGCCGGCGGCGCCGTGATGCTGCTCGCCACCCTCGCCGGTCTGCTCGACCTGCGGGCCAACGCCTGGATCACCGGCATCTTCCTCGTCCTCGAAGTGGTGGCCGCCGCGCTGGTCGCCGTACTCGGCTTCGCCCACGGCGAGCGGGGCGCGGACGCCCTGGTGCACGGTTCGGTCGCCGTCGAGGGCGGCGGCACCTCCACCGTGACCGCGATGATGGTGGTCTCGGGGCTGGCCATCGCGCTCTTCATCACCCAGGGCTTCTCCACCGCCGTGTACCTGTCGGAGGAGCTGGAGAAGCCGCGCCGCAACGTGCCGCGCACGGTCCTGGCCACCCTCGCCATCTCCACCGCGGTCATCCTCGTGCCGGTCATCGCGATCACCCTGGGAGCCCCGGACCTGGACGCCCTCGCCTCCGGCGACCTCGGCGCGATGGTGACGGCCTGGTCGAACTCGGCGGTCGGCACCTTCGTCAGCCTCTGCGTGGCCCTGGCCATCATCAACGCGGGCATCGTCATGGTCATCCAGAACTCCCGGGTGCTGTTCGCCTCCGCCCGTGACAAGGCCTGGCCCGAGCCGGTCAACCGCGGCCTGTCCCGCCTGGGCCGCTTCGGCTCCCCGTGGGTGGCCACCCTGCTGGTCGGCCTCCCGGGCGCCGCGATGTGCTTCGTGAACCTCGACACCCTCTACGGGGTGACCGGCGTCTCGGTGACCGGCATGTACCTGCTGGTCGCGGTGGCCGCACTGTTCAGCCGGCGCGGGGCGCACGGGCAGGCCTCCGCCTGGCGGATGCCGCTGTGGCCGGCGGTGCCGATCGGGCTGATCCTCGTCCTCGCGTACATCCTGACCCAGCAGGAGACCCAGTACCTGCTGTGGACCGGTGGCATCACCGCGGTGGCCACCCTGTACTGGGCGCTGTACCTGCGGCCGCGCAAGGACTCGCGCTGGCTGGTCAGCATTCCGGACACCGAGGAGGGCCTGGAGGACTGA
- a CDS encoding SpoIIE family protein phosphatase — MHRPPPGAHPCCVTARPDSGGSCPDDARDRVLARAAVSAVEALGGYAGGVYLRSESPELLRLAVFTGLPGPLFGPWWRVQVNRPYPVAEAYRSGQSVHLADEEASMRRFPQLMAGLPVPFSSLYEPVTGGPERFGVLFVLRPATPGRAVGEADRERLRSAAESLAAELAALAAEGDPVVWTGDPVQIPPATPAGGAQEAVDRLAQPLLSVDREGRIGFTNSAADELLGCDAPRLLGRFLWEAVPWLGHPAYEDHFRGVFLSPVPVHFAARSGPDPDRDWTTVGLYPGPDGVTVTLEPGEEPAPAPDAAARTDTPADRAAALYRPVALAIALTEAVTARQVSAVVTEELLPAFGGRQLAIYLLNERHLYLAWETGFPQGFLDRFDGVSLDARLPGVETLTTGRPLFFESMEHLAAAYPGIPMDADVGARAFLPLIASGRPVGSCILGFDAPRGFSPEERTVLTALAGLIAQALARARRYDSEAALARGLQSALLPRRLPVLKHVDTVGRYLPGTVGMDVGGDWYDVIETTAGLLALVIGDVQGHGVAAAATMGQLRSAVRAFALSGNAPDEVVRGTNQLLIDLDPGQFASCCYVLLDPGSGRALAARAGHPQPLLRHPDGRTEVLDLPGGVVLGIDAGGDYPVTELRLEPGAVLALYTDGLVEMPGTDIDEGVERLRAALAGARPSPLTETADRLVAEAGSTADRPDDIALLLASRTGGDP; from the coding sequence ATGCACCGCCCGCCGCCGGGGGCGCATCCTTGCTGTGTGACGGCGAGACCGGACAGCGGTGGCTCCTGCCCCGACGACGCCCGGGACCGGGTGCTCGCGCGTGCGGCCGTGAGCGCCGTGGAGGCCCTCGGCGGGTACGCGGGCGGGGTGTACCTGCGCTCCGAGTCCCCGGAGCTGCTGCGGTTGGCGGTGTTCACCGGCCTGCCGGGTCCGTTGTTCGGCCCCTGGTGGCGGGTGCAGGTAAACCGCCCGTACCCGGTCGCCGAGGCCTACCGCTCCGGTCAGTCCGTACACCTCGCGGACGAGGAGGCGTCCATGCGGCGCTTCCCCCAGCTGATGGCCGGGCTGCCGGTGCCCTTCTCCTCGCTGTACGAGCCCGTCACGGGCGGGCCGGAGCGCTTCGGCGTGCTGTTCGTGCTGCGTCCGGCGACCCCGGGGCGGGCCGTCGGGGAGGCCGACCGTGAGCGGTTGCGCTCCGCCGCCGAGAGCCTGGCGGCGGAGCTGGCCGCGCTGGCGGCGGAGGGGGACCCGGTGGTGTGGACCGGCGACCCGGTCCAGATCCCGCCCGCGACCCCGGCCGGAGGCGCCCAGGAGGCCGTGGACCGCCTCGCGCAGCCCCTGCTGTCGGTGGACCGGGAGGGCAGGATCGGCTTCACCAACTCCGCCGCCGATGAGCTCCTCGGTTGCGACGCCCCGCGGCTGCTCGGCCGCTTCCTGTGGGAGGCCGTGCCGTGGCTGGGGCATCCCGCCTACGAGGACCACTTCCGGGGGGTGTTCCTGTCCCCCGTGCCGGTGCACTTCGCGGCCCGCAGCGGCCCGGACCCGGACCGCGACTGGACGACGGTGGGGCTCTACCCCGGGCCGGACGGGGTGACGGTGACCCTCGAACCCGGCGAGGAGCCGGCCCCCGCGCCCGATGCGGCGGCCCGGACCGACACGCCCGCCGACCGGGCGGCGGCCCTGTACCGGCCGGTGGCCCTGGCCATCGCCCTGACGGAGGCGGTCACCGCCCGCCAGGTGTCGGCGGTGGTCACCGAGGAACTGCTGCCGGCCTTCGGCGGCCGGCAGCTGGCGATCTACCTGCTGAACGAGCGGCACCTCTACCTGGCCTGGGAGACCGGCTTCCCGCAGGGGTTCCTCGACCGCTTCGACGGGGTCTCGCTCGACGCCCGGCTCCCCGGCGTGGAGACCCTGACCACGGGCCGGCCGCTCTTCTTCGAGTCGATGGAGCACCTCGCCGCGGCCTATCCGGGCATCCCGATGGACGCGGACGTCGGCGCCCGCGCGTTCCTGCCGCTGATCGCCTCCGGCCGGCCGGTGGGTTCCTGCATCCTCGGTTTCGACGCCCCGCGCGGCTTCAGCCCGGAGGAGCGTACGGTGCTCACCGCGCTGGCCGGACTGATCGCGCAGGCCCTGGCGCGGGCGCGGCGCTACGACAGCGAGGCGGCGCTGGCCCGGGGCCTGCAGTCGGCCCTGCTGCCGCGCCGGCTCCCGGTCCTCAAGCACGTGGACACGGTGGGCCGGTACCTTCCGGGCACGGTCGGCATGGACGTCGGCGGCGACTGGTACGACGTGATCGAGACGACTGCGGGGCTGCTGGCGCTCGTCATCGGGGACGTCCAGGGGCACGGGGTGGCGGCCGCCGCGACGATGGGTCAACTGCGCAGCGCCGTACGGGCCTTCGCGCTGAGCGGCAACGCCCCCGACGAGGTGGTGCGGGGGACGAACCAGCTGCTGATCGACCTGGACCCGGGCCAGTTCGCGAGCTGCTGCTACGTCCTGCTCGACCCGGGTTCCGGCCGGGCCCTCGCCGCCCGCGCCGGTCACCCCCAGCCGTTGCTGCGCCACCCCGACGGCCGCACCGAGGTGCTGGACCTGCCCGGCGGGGTCGTGCTGGGCATCGACGCGGGCGGCGACTACCCGGTGACGGAGCTGCGGCTGGAGCCGGGCGCGGTGCTCGCCCTGTACACCGACGGGTTGGTGGAGATGCCGGGCACGGACATCGACGAGGGGGTGGAACGGCTGCGGGCCGCGCTGGCCGGGGCCCGGCCGTCGCCGCTGACGGAGACGGCGGACCGGCTGGTCGCCGAGGCCGGGAGCACCGCCGACCGCCCCGACGACATCGCCCTGCTGCTGGCCTCCCGTACGGGCGGGGATCCGTAG
- a CDS encoding class I SAM-dependent methyltransferase: MHQPYDTSTHPAPRAAFTAADAYTLRTALDALGGVRDLDALDVACGHGGTVTLLADGGARRTVGVDSCPDRLRRARAAASGSAAVEYVLADAAAMPQLGPFDLATAVYLFSHAPDREALHAMFRGIRANLRPGGRLLSLVRNPGAFPSVDWSPYGVRILDRVPEGDAPLLKAQFLTEPPQHFEYREWAHADFAEAAVDAGFTTVGWQPSRTPPADPARDEAYWSAYRAWPVSSLMTCTA; this comes from the coding sequence ATGCACCAGCCCTACGACACGTCCACGCACCCGGCGCCCCGGGCCGCCTTCACCGCGGCCGACGCCTACACGCTCCGCACCGCGCTGGACGCCCTGGGCGGGGTCCGCGACCTCGACGCCCTCGACGTGGCCTGCGGTCACGGCGGCACCGTCACCCTGCTCGCCGACGGGGGAGCCCGGCGCACCGTGGGGGTCGACAGCTGCCCCGACCGCCTGCGCCGCGCCCGGGCGGCGGCCTCCGGCTCGGCGGCGGTGGAGTACGTCCTCGCCGACGCCGCCGCCATGCCCCAGCTCGGTCCCTTCGACCTGGCCACCGCCGTCTACCTGTTCAGCCACGCACCCGACCGCGAGGCCCTGCACGCCATGTTCCGCGGGATCCGCGCCAACCTGCGGCCCGGCGGCCGGCTGCTGTCGCTGGTGCGCAACCCGGGCGCCTTCCCGAGCGTGGACTGGTCGCCGTACGGCGTGCGCATCCTCGACCGCGTGCCGGAGGGCGACGCACCGCTGCTGAAGGCCCAGTTCCTGACCGAGCCGCCGCAGCACTTCGAGTACCGCGAATGGGCGCACGCCGACTTCGCCGAAGCCGCCGTCGACGCCGGCTTCACCACCGTCGGCTGGCAGCCCAGCCGGACCCCGCCCGCCGACCCGGCGCGCGACGAGGCCTACTGGAGCGCGTACCGGGCCTGGCCCGTCAGCTCGCTCATGACCTGCACCGCCTAG
- a CDS encoding alpha/beta hydrolase fold domain-containing protein, with protein sequence MPSLRSRALSAALVATGRRRRSATAEAVRAKVARSARRPASHLPPRSLGRVAEVSRTFVGAWPVYDASPRGAEPVARVLYVHGGTFVDELVRPHWSLIRTLVTRAGARVVVPAYVLAPRGTADRTVPVAADLLSGLIESGGAGGTVLVGDSAGAGLALAAAQRLRERTGAQPSRIVLISPWLDVSMSHPGQAAIEPADPVLTRAGLAEAGRLYAGTLPFDDPRVSPLHGSFEGLAPLTVFTGTRDVLSTDSRELLRRARAAGVEVEWHEEPGLPHGYPLLPVPEGRAARERIVELVTAAAADPL encoded by the coding sequence GTGCCGAGTCTGCGCAGCAGGGCGCTTTCGGCCGCACTGGTCGCGACGGGGCGGCGAAGACGGTCGGCGACGGCGGAAGCGGTCCGGGCGAAGGTGGCGCGGTCGGCCCGCCGGCCCGCTTCGCACCTGCCGCCGCGCTCGCTGGGCCGGGTGGCCGAGGTGTCGCGGACCTTCGTCGGGGCCTGGCCCGTGTACGACGCGTCGCCGCGCGGGGCCGAGCCGGTGGCGCGGGTGCTGTACGTGCACGGCGGCACCTTCGTCGACGAGCTGGTCCGGCCGCACTGGTCGCTGATCCGGACCCTGGTGACCCGGGCGGGCGCGCGGGTCGTCGTACCGGCGTACGTACTGGCGCCGCGCGGGACCGCCGACCGGACCGTTCCGGTCGCCGCCGATCTGCTGAGCGGTCTGATCGAGAGCGGCGGCGCGGGCGGCACCGTCCTGGTGGGCGACTCGGCCGGGGCCGGGCTGGCGCTGGCGGCCGCGCAGCGGCTGCGCGAGCGCACCGGGGCGCAGCCGTCCCGGATCGTGCTGATCTCCCCTTGGCTGGACGTCAGCATGAGCCACCCGGGCCAGGCGGCCATCGAGCCCGCCGACCCGGTGCTGACCCGCGCGGGCCTGGCCGAGGCGGGCCGTCTGTACGCGGGCACCCTCCCCTTCGACGACCCCCGGGTGAGCCCGCTGCACGGCTCCTTCGAGGGGCTGGCGCCGTTGACGGTGTTCACCGGCACCCGGGACGTGCTGAGCACCGACAGCCGCGAGCTGCTGCGCCGGGCGCGGGCCGCCGGGGTCGAGGTGGAGTGGCACGAGGAACCGGGCCTGCCGCACGGGTACCCGTTGCTCCCGGTTCCGGAGGGGCGCGCGGCCCGGGAGCGCATCGTCGAGCTCGTCACGGCGGCAGCGGCCGATCCGCTCTAG